The Alnus glutinosa chromosome 7, dhAlnGlut1.1, whole genome shotgun sequence genome includes a region encoding these proteins:
- the LOC133874327 gene encoding exocyst complex component SEC15A — protein sequence MDAKPKRRTVTENGDAGEDLVLATLIGNGEDLGPVVRHAFEIGRPEVLLHQLKTVVKKKEVEIEELCKTHYEEFILAVDELRGVLVDAEELKGELSSDNFKLQEVGSALLIKLEELLEYYAIKKNVTEAIKMSQICVQVLDLCVKCNNHISEGQFYPALKTIDLIEKNYLRTIPVKALRMVIEKRVPVIKLHIEKKVCSQFNEWLVHIRSSAKNIGQTAIGHAASVRQRDEEMLERQRKAEEEGVFGLGDFAYMLDIEEVDEDSVLRFDLTPLYRAYHIHTCLGIQEQFREYYYKNRVLQLSSDLQISSTQPFVESFQTFLAQIAGYFIVEDRVLRTAGGLLLADQVEEMWEIAMTKMTSVLEEQFSHMDSATHLLLVKDYVTLLGSTLRQYGYEVRPLLQVLDRSRDKYHELLLEECRQQIVNNFANDTYEQMVMKKDSDYENNILSFNLQTTDLMPGFPYIAPCSSVVPESCRIVRSFIKGSVDYLSHGVHSNFYEVVKEYLDKLLIDVLNEAILNTISSGTIGVSQAMQIAANISVLERACDFFLRHAAQLCGIPVRSVERPQASLTAKLVLKTSRDEAYLSLLNLVNTKLDEFMTLTESINWTSEEIMPNGNENMSEVVIYLGTILSTAQQILPPDAVYKIGSGALDHISKSIVAAFLSDSVKRFNANAVMAINNDLKTLESFADERFHSTILSEQDKEGSFRGCLIEARQLINLLLSSQPETFMNPVIREKNYNALDYKKVACICEKFKDSPDGIFGSLSSRNTKQSARKKSMDMLKKRLKDFN from the coding sequence ATGGATGCAAAACCAAAGAGGAGAACTGTCACAGAAAATGGGGATGCAGGAGAGGACTTGGTCCTCGCAACTTTGATTGGGAACGGGGAGGATCTAGGTCCTGTTGTCAGGCATGCATTTGAGATAGGGCGGCCCGAAGTGCTCCTTCACCAGCTAAAGACTgttgtgaagaagaaggaagtTGAAATCGAGGAGCTCTGCAAGACCCACTATGAGGAATTCATTCTTGCTGTTGATGAACTTCGGGGCGTGCTTGTTGATGCCGAAGAGCTGAAAGGTGAgctctcaagtgataattttaaaCTGCAAGAGGTTGGCAGTGCTCTTTTGATCAAACTTGAGGAGCTTCTTGAATATTATGCAATCAAGAAGAATGTGACTGAAGCTATCAAAATGTCTCAGATCTGTGTACAGGTGTTGGATCTTTGTGTCAAATGTAACAATCATATTTCTGAAGGCCAGTTTTACCCTGCATTAAAAACTATagatttgattgaaaaaaattacttgcggaCTATTCCTGTCAAGGCACTAAGAATGGTGATAGAGAAAAGAGTTCCAGTGATAAAATTGCACATTGAAAAGAAAGTATGTAGTCAATTTAATGAATGGTTAGTTCACATAAGGAGTTCTGCAAAGAATATTGGACAGACGGCAATAGGTCATGCTGCTTCAGTTCGCCAGAGGGATGAGGAAATGCTCGAACGCCAGAGGAaagcagaagaagaaggtgTTTTTGGTTTAGGAGATTTTGCATATATGTTGGATATTgaagaagttgatgaagatTCTGTTTTGAGGTTTGATCTGACCCCTCTATATCGAGCATATCATATCCACACTTGCCTGGGAATCCAAGAGCAGTTTCGTGAATATTACTATAAGAATCGGGTATTGCAGCTCAGTTCAGACTTGCAAATATCCTCCACACAACCTTTTGTTGAATCTTTTCAAACATTTTTGGCTCAAATTGCTGGTTATTTTATAGTGGAGGATCGAGTCCTGAGAACTGCTGGGGGGCTATTGTTGGCTGATCAGGTCGAGGAAATGTGGGAAATTGCTATGACTAAAATGACATCAGTGTTGGAGGAACAGTTCTCTCATATGGATTCTGCAACCCACCTTCTCCTGGTGAAGGATTATGTCACTCTTCTTGGGTCTACTCTTAGACAATATGGTTATGAAGTGCGCCCACTTCTTCAGGTGCTTGACAGGAGCCGGGACAAGTACCATGAGCTTCTTTTGGAAGAGTGTCGGCAacaaattgttaataattttgcTAATGACACCTATGAGCAGATGGTAATGAAAAAGGATTCCGACTATGAGAATAATATTTTGTCATTTAATCTACAGACCACAGATTTAATGCCAGGTTTTCCATATATTGCACCATGCTCCTCTGTGGTACCCGAATCCTGCCGCATTGTCAGATCATTCATTAAAGGATCTGTTGATTACCTGTCCCATGGAGTGCATTCTAATTTTTATGAGGTTGTGAAGGAGTATCTCGACAAACTTCTGATTGATGTTCTAAATGAGGCAATACTTAATACAATTAGTAGTGGCACCATTGGTGTGTCTCAGGCCATGCAGATAGCTGCAAACATATCTGTTCTTGAAAGAgcttgtgatttttttcttcgACATGCAGCCCAACTATGTGGGATCCCTGTCCGATCAGTTGAGAGGCCTCAAGCTAGTTTAACTGCCAAGCTGGTTCTGAAAACTTCAAGGGATGAAGCCTATCTTTCTCTGCTGAATTTGGTGAACACCAAGTTAGATGAGTTTATGACACTAACAGAAAGTATCAATTGGACTTCAGAGGAAATAATGCCGAATGGGAACGAGAATATGAGTGAAGTGGTCATTTACCTTGGCACTATTTTGTCCACAGCACAGCAAATTTTGCCCCCGGATGCAGTCTATAAGATTGGTAGTGGagctcttgatcatatatccaAATCAATAGTGGCAGCTTTTCTTAGTGATAGTGTCAAGAGGTTCAATGCTAATGCTGTTATGGCTATCAACAATGATCTAAAGACGCTGGAGTCTTTTGCAGATGAGAGGTTCCATAGCACTATATTGAGTGAACAAGACAAGGAAGGTAGTTTTAGAGGCTGTTTAATAGAAGCACGGCAATTGATAAACCTTTTGTTGAGCAGTCAGCCGGAGACCTTTATGAATCCGGTGATAAGGGAGAAAAACTATAATGCACTGGATTATAAGAAGGTGGCCTGTATCTGCGAGAAATTCAAGGATTCTCCAGATGGGATCTTTGGAAGCCTTTCAAGCAGGAATACAAAGCAAAGTGCTCGGAAGAAATCAATGGACATGCTGAAGAAAAGACTGAAGGACTTCAACTGA